The window GCCAAAGCGACCGGGCTTTACGAGAAAGCCGGGCTCGACGTCACCATCAAGATGGGCGGCCCGCAAGTGAACGGCTCGCAATTGCTGTTGGCCGGCGAGACCGATTTCCAGATCGGCTACGACATCCAGGTGCTGAAGGGTCGCGAGCAAGGCCTGCCATTGGTGATGGTGACATCTTCGTTCCAGTTCGACCCCCAGGGCATCATGGCCCATGACGACGTGGCGGATCTCGCCGCGCTCAAGGGCAAGCCGATCCTGATTGCCGGCTCGTCACGGACCACGTTCTGGCCGTGGCTGCGCGCCAAATACGGCTACACCGACGACCAGATCCGCGCCTACACCTTCAACCTGCAGCCGTTCTTCGCCGACCCCACCGTGTCGCAGCAGGCCTATCTGTCATCGGAGCCGTTCCAGGCGCAGCAGCAGGGCGTCAAGGCGAAGTTCTTCCTGTTCGCAGACGGCGGCTATCCGCCTTACGGCGGGGGAGTTGTCACCACGGAAAAGATGGTGGCCGAGAAGCCCGAATTGGTGGCGCGCTTCGTCAAGGCCTCGCTCGAAGGCTGGCGCGACTACATCAACAATCCGGCCCCGGGCAACGCCCTGATCAAGGTCGACAACCCGAAGATGACCGACGCGCAGATCGCGTTCGCGATCGAGAAGCTGAAGCAAACCAAGGCGCTCGAAGGCGGCGACGCCGCCACCCAGGGCATCGGCATCATGACCGCCGCGCGGTGGAAGCAGACGTATGATTTCCTGGTCGCAGCCAACCTGCTCGATCCAAAAACCGACTGGCAGAAGGCGTTCACCGACCGCTTTGTCAAAGACCTGAAGATCGGGTTCTAGAGCATGATCCGGACGCCGCTGGCGCGACATTTGCAATGAACCATCTCATGAAAGCTTCATTGCCGAGCGACCTTCGGAACAACCACGACAACTCCGCCGGCGACCGTCCGCCGGCGGTGGAGGTACTGTCGGCAGAAAAGATTTTCGCCAATGGCACCCGTGCCCTGGCGCCGATCGATCTCACGATCGCCGATGGCGAATTCCTGACCCTGATCGGCCCCTCCGGCTGCGGCAAAAGCACGCTGCTCAAACTGATCGCCAACCTGATTCAGCCGTCCGACGGGCGACTCTTGTGGTGGCGCGGCGATTTCGGGCAGGTGGGCCAGGACGGCCGCCGTTTCGCCTTCGTGTTCCAGGAGCCGACTCTGATGCCATGGGCGCGGGTCGACACCAACGTGCGGCTGCCGCTCGACCTCGCCAACGTGGCACGCGACACGGCCGATCCACGGGTCACCGACGCGATCGCCCGCGTCGGCCTCTCGGCTTTCGCCCGGCATTTTCCGCGCCAGCTCTCCGGCGGCATGAAGATGCGGGTGTCGATCGCACGCGCGCTCGCCACCGACCCGAACCTGCTGTTGATGGACGAGCCGTTCGGCGCACTCGACGAATTCACGCGCAACAAGCTCGACGACGATCTGGTGCGGCTGTGGTGGGAGCGCAAGCTGACCACCGTGTTCGTCACTCACTCGATCTATGAAGCGGTGTTCCTGTCGACCCGGATTGTGGTGCTCGCGGCCAACCCCGGCCGCATCTTCCGCACCATGACCATTGATGAGCCACAGCCGCGCAACCAGGATTTTCGCGACAGCGCCCGGTTCGCTGCCTACTGCCGCGAACTGTCGACCTGGCTCGCCGAAGCCTCATTGCCGTCCGCATCGGGAGCCACGCCATGAAGCCCCTGCTGCAATCGGAAACCTTCGTGCGGATCGCGGCCCCGCTCGCAGTCGGCGTGGTGCTGGTCGCGGTCTGGGAGATCGGCTGCCGTCTCGGCTCGGTCCCGGTGTATCTGTTCCCGAAGCCGAGCGACATTGTCGCCAGCCTGATCAAGGACGGCCCGTCGCTGCTGCGGGCGCTGATGATCACGCTGCGCATCACCCTGCAGGCGTTCGCCGCCGCCGTCGTGCTGGGAACGCTGATCGCGTTCATGTTCGTGCAGAGCCGTGCCATCGAGGTAAGCTTGTTTCCTTATGCAGTGTTGCTGCAGGTGACGCCGATCGTGGCGATCGCGCCATTGATCATCATCCTGGTGAAGAACACGCAACTCTCGCTGACGGTGTGCGCGACGCTGGTGGCGCTGTTCCCCATCATCTCCAACACCACACTGGGCCTGCGCAGCGTCGATCCCGGGCTCGCCAGCTATTTCCGCATGAACCGCGCCAGCCGATTGAAAACCCTGTTGCGGCTTCGGATCCCCGGTGCGCTGCCATATTTCTTCGGCGGCTTGCGCATTTCCTCCGGGCTTGCGCTGATCGGCGCGGTGGTTGCGGAGTTCGTCGCCGGCACCGGCGGCCGCTCGTCCGGATTGGCCTACCAAATTCTCGACGCCGGGTTCCAACTGGACATTCCCAGAATGTTCGCCGCACTGTTCCTGATCACCGTCACCGGCGTGCTGCTGTTCGGCGCGATGGTGGGATTGTCGACACTCGCGCTATCGAACTGGCACGAGAGCGAGATCGGATCCGAGGCATGAACGCATTGCTGATCGAGAACGCCGAGGGGATTTTCACCGGGCTTGCCGGCGACGCCATGCGGGCCCGCGGATCGATCCGGATTCGCGATGGCATCATCACAGCGATCGGCGCGCTTACGCCGGAGAGCGGCGAACGACGGCTGGATGCCTCCGGCTGCGTGATCTATCCCGGATTGATCTCGACTCACCACCATCTGTTCCAGAGCGTGTTGAAGGGCGTGCAAGCCGGCATCAACCAGCCGCTCGCCGGCTGGCTGCGATCGGTGCCGTATGCGTACTGGTCGAAGATCGACGAAGAGGCGCTGGCGGTCGCGGCCCGGATCGGCCTTGCCGAGCTGCTGCTGTCCGGCACCACGACAGTGGCCGACCATCATTATCTGTTCAGTGACACCTATCGTTTCGATCCCGCGGCAGTCATCTTCGAAGTCGCGCGCAGCCTCGGGCTGCGGCTGGTGCTATGCCGCGGCGGCGGCACCAAGACCAGCCATGTCAGCGGCGGCGCAGGCGCACCGACGCCGGTTGAACCGCTCGAGCGCATGCTGGCCTCGGTCGAAGCCTGCGCCCAGCGTTTTCATGACCCTTCTCCCGCCGGCCTGACCAAGGTGGCGATGGCGCCGACCACACCGACGTGGTCGCTGGAGCCGGGTGAACTGCGCGAAGTGATCGCTGCCTCGCGCCGCATGAAGCTGCGGCTGCACAGTCACTTGTCGGAGACCTCGGACTATGTCGATTTCTGCCTGTCGGTGCATGGCAAGCGCCCGGTGCACTGGCTGGCGGACCACGATTGGCTCGGCCCCGACATCTGGTACGCGCACATGGTGCACCTCGACCATGACGAGGTGAAGATCCTCGCCGACACCGGCACCGGCATGGCGCACTGCCCGCAATCAAATTGCCGACTTGGCTCCGGTGTCGCACCGGCGGACGCGTTGGCGGCGCTGGGCGGCGCGGTGTCGCTAGGCGTCGACGGCGCCGCCTCCAACGAGGCCGCCGACATGGTCTGCGAGATGCACAGCGCCTGGCACACCCATCGCGCGGTCAAGGGCGCAAATGCCGTCACCGCCGAAGACGTGGTGCACTGGGCCACCGCCGGCGGCG is drawn from Bradyrhizobium prioriisuperbiae and contains these coding sequences:
- a CDS encoding ABC transporter substrate-binding protein; translation: MNAVMTIVSRALLITAACLVSITPSNAADKVTLLTSWFAQAEHGGFYQAKATGLYEKAGLDVTIKMGGPQVNGSQLLLAGETDFQIGYDIQVLKGREQGLPLVMVTSSFQFDPQGIMAHDDVADLAALKGKPILIAGSSRTTFWPWLRAKYGYTDDQIRAYTFNLQPFFADPTVSQQAYLSSEPFQAQQQGVKAKFFLFADGGYPPYGGGVVTTEKMVAEKPELVARFVKASLEGWRDYINNPAPGNALIKVDNPKMTDAQIAFAIEKLKQTKALEGGDAATQGIGIMTAARWKQTYDFLVAANLLDPKTDWQKAFTDRFVKDLKIGF
- a CDS encoding amidohydrolase family protein — protein: MNALLIENAEGIFTGLAGDAMRARGSIRIRDGIITAIGALTPESGERRLDASGCVIYPGLISTHHHLFQSVLKGVQAGINQPLAGWLRSVPYAYWSKIDEEALAVAARIGLAELLLSGTTTVADHHYLFSDTYRFDPAAVIFEVARSLGLRLVLCRGGGTKTSHVSGGAGAPTPVEPLERMLASVEACAQRFHDPSPAGLTKVAMAPTTPTWSLEPGELREVIAASRRMKLRLHSHLSETSDYVDFCLSVHGKRPVHWLADHDWLGPDIWYAHMVHLDHDEVKILADTGTGMAHCPQSNCRLGSGVAPADALAALGGAVSLGVDGAASNEAADMVCEMHSAWHTHRAVKGANAVTAEDVVHWATAGGARVLGLPQIGTLAPGQQADIAVFDLDQPRHFGMHDRLVAPVTCGGARVRHLLIGGRTVVDDGAIPGLDLVRLRSDAARVVTRIAA
- a CDS encoding ABC transporter ATP-binding protein; amino-acid sequence: MKASLPSDLRNNHDNSAGDRPPAVEVLSAEKIFANGTRALAPIDLTIADGEFLTLIGPSGCGKSTLLKLIANLIQPSDGRLLWWRGDFGQVGQDGRRFAFVFQEPTLMPWARVDTNVRLPLDLANVARDTADPRVTDAIARVGLSAFARHFPRQLSGGMKMRVSIARALATDPNLLLMDEPFGALDEFTRNKLDDDLVRLWWERKLTTVFVTHSIYEAVFLSTRIVVLAANPGRIFRTMTIDEPQPRNQDFRDSARFAAYCRELSTWLAEASLPSASGATP
- a CDS encoding ABC transporter permease, which produces MKPLLQSETFVRIAAPLAVGVVLVAVWEIGCRLGSVPVYLFPKPSDIVASLIKDGPSLLRALMITLRITLQAFAAAVVLGTLIAFMFVQSRAIEVSLFPYAVLLQVTPIVAIAPLIIILVKNTQLSLTVCATLVALFPIISNTTLGLRSVDPGLASYFRMNRASRLKTLLRLRIPGALPYFFGGLRISSGLALIGAVVAEFVAGTGGRSSGLAYQILDAGFQLDIPRMFAALFLITVTGVLLFGAMVGLSTLALSNWHESEIGSEA